CGTCCTCGTCCTGTTCCGGCACGAACGTCCGCAGCGAGACGCCGTCGCGCAGGATCGGCTCCGGCCAGTCCGCGCCGTCGACCTCGACGCGCAGGATCAGCAGCTCGCGTTTGCGCTCGAGGCCGGTCTTGCGCGCCAGCCGCTGCGCCGCCGGGTGGTCGCCGTGCGCCCAGACGCGGAACCCGACCGCGGCACGCTCGTCGAGCGCGTGAAGCAGCTTCGCGCCGTAGCCGCGGTTGCGGTGGGCGGGGTGGACGAACAGCTCGGCCACCTGGTGCCCGAAGGAGTCACCGGTGGTGTCGATGTGCGCATAGCCGACGACGTCGCCCTCGACGCAGGCGACGAGGTGCTCACCGCCGTCGAACTCGCCGGGCAGCGGCCCCTCGGGCCCGACCTCGGGCCGCCCGTCGGCCTCACGGACAGCCAGCAGCAGCCCGCGGACGTCATCAAGCTGCTTCTTGTCCAGTTCCTGGCGCCACTCGCCGTCTCCGCTCACCCTGCGACCGTACCCGCGCCGGACGCAACGCGAAGGCTGCGTGAGACGTCTTTCGTGCGCGAAAGGGGGATCAGTGCGCGCGTTCGGGAGTACTTGGCCGGCCAACAGCAGGCCGGCCCCCACACGGCGCGTAACCGCCGCTACGACGTCATTTGGCCGTGACTGTGGTCGGATTCGCACTGGTCGGCACAGCGTCGGCCGGGGCATCGGCGGTCGCCTGCGCGGGCACGCCCGGACGCGGGCCGCCGCTCTTGGCCGGCCGCTCGAACTTGTAGCCGACGTTGCGCACGGTCCCGATCATCTGCTCGTGCTCGGGGCCGAGCTTGGCGCGCAGCCGCCGGACGTGGACGTCGACCGTGCGGGTGCCGCCGAAGAAGTCGTAGCCCCAGACCTCCTGCAGCAGCTGGGCGCGGGTGAACACCCGGCCGGCGTGCTGCGCGAGGTACTTGAGCAGCTCGAACTCCTTGTAGGTCAGTTCGAGGGTGCGCTTGCGGAGGCGCGCGGTGTAGGTCGCCTCGTCGATCACCAGCTCGCCGACCCGCAGCTCGGCGTCGACCTGCGCGGAACCGCCGTCGCGGGTGGTGACCAGCCGCAGCCGGGCGTCGACCTCGGCCGGGCCGGCGGTGGGCAGCAGGATGTCGTCGGTGCGCCACTCGGCGCTGACCGCGACCAGGCCGCCTTCGCCGACGACCGCGATGATCGGGGTGGCTGCCTCGTCTTCGCCGGTGCCCTTGAGCAGGCGGCAGAGGCTCTTCGCCGAGGCCAGGTCGGTGCGGGCGTCGAGGAGGATCACATCGCGGTGGCCCGCGTCGAGCAGGGCCGTCACCTCGGGAGCACGGACGCGTACGGTGTGCGGCAGCAGGTCCAGCGCGGGCAGCACCGAGGTGGCGTCGGCCTCCGCAGTCAGTACCAGAAGGTCCAGGCTCATCAGCCGCACCGCCTTCTCGAGTCGTCGCCGCAAAGCGGCGTTGGTCGGTGCTAAGTGAGAATAGCGGCTGAACGGCCGGGCACCTAACCCTTGCTGGATCGATCACACCTGGAGGAATCCGGGTGTCCCCGACGAACAGGAGTACGGACGCGATGGTGAGCAGGCCCGTGACCCGGGACGACCGACCCGCACCGAGGCCCGACGCACGACGCCGCGGCCGCCGTGCCCGCCGCTGGGTGATCGCACTGGTCGTTCTGGTGTTGCTGCTGGTCGGTGCCGATTTCGGAGCCGCCGCGTACGCCGAGCACATGATT
This window of the Amycolatopsis balhimycina FH 1894 genome carries:
- a CDS encoding winged helix-turn-helix transcriptional regulator; protein product: MSLDLLVLTAEADATSVLPALDLLPHTVRVRAPEVTALLDAGHRDVILLDARTDLASAKSLCRLLKGTGEDEAATPIIAVVGEGGLVAVSAEWRTDDILLPTAGPAEVDARLRLVTTRDGGSAQVDAELRVGELVIDEATYTARLRKRTLELTYKEFELLKYLAQHAGRVFTRAQLLQEVWGYDFFGGTRTVDVHVRRLRAKLGPEHEQMIGTVRNVGYKFERPAKSGGPRPGVPAQATADAPADAVPTSANPTTVTAK
- the mshD gene encoding mycothiol synthase, coding for MSGDGEWRQELDKKQLDDVRGLLLAVREADGRPEVGPEGPLPGEFDGGEHLVACVEGDVVGYAHIDTTGDSFGHQVAELFVHPAHRNRGYGAKLLHALDERAAVGFRVWAHGDHPAAQRLARKTGLERKRELLILRVEVDGADWPEPILRDGVSLRTFVPEQDEDAVVQVNARAFDWHPEQGALTADDVRADEARPWFDAEGFFLAVEEDTAAGSGNDTVIGFHWTKVHEPTPGRFDGERVGEVYVVGVDPAAQGGGLGRALTLAGLRYLAGRGLRQIILYVEGDNAAALAVYTKLGFARYETDVQYGR